The Streptomyces sp. NBC_01463 DNA window GAAGCCGTACGGGCGTCAGGGCTGCTGCGCGGCATCCCGGGAGGGGGCCCGTGCGGGCGGGTCCGCGGGATGCGGCGCGGTCGGCGCCCCCGTCCCCTGCTGCTGTGAGTCCGGCTCTTGACCCTCACGTGGCGTCAGGCCGCACAGTCGGTGCCATGGAGGATCACTGGACCGTGGGGCGTGTGGCCGAGCTGGCAGGTGTGAGCGTCCGCACGCTGCATCACTACGACGAGATCGGGCTCGTACGTCCGTCGGCACGGACCGGGTCCGGGTACCGGGCCTATGCGGCGGGCGATGTGGAGCGGCTGAGGGAGGTGCTGGGCTACCGGCGGCTCGGTTTCGGGCTGCGGGAGATCGCGGAGCTGGTCGACGACCCCTCGGCGGACGCGATCGCGCACCTGCGCAGGCTGCGTGGCCTGCAGGTGGAGCGGCGTGATCGCGCCGACGCCATGGTGGCGGCCATCGACAGAGAGCTCAAGGCACGGGAGAGAGGGCTGACGGTGACACCGGAGGAGCAACTGGAGATGCTCGGCGCACGGTTGTACGACGCGATCGGCGGTGCGTACACCGCGACGCGGCGCACCGAGCCGCGGGTCGCCGCGCAGATCTGGGACGCGCTCGGGGACGCGCGGACGGTACTGAACGTCGGTGCGGGCACCGGCTCCTGCGAGCCCGGCGACCGTGCAGTGACCGCGGTGGAGCCGTCGGCGGTCATGCGAGGGCAGCGGCCTGCCGGCTCGGCGCCGTGCGTGGCCGCCGCCGCGGAGAACCTGCCGTTCGAGGACCGGTCCTTCGACGCAGCGATGGCCGTCTCCACCGTTCACCACTGGG harbors:
- a CDS encoding MerR family transcriptional regulator, which encodes MEDHWTVGRVAELAGVSVRTLHHYDEIGLVRPSARTGSGYRAYAAGDVERLREVLGYRRLGFGLREIAELVDDPSADAIAHLRRLRGLQVERRDRADAMVAAIDRELKARERGLTVTPEEQLEMLGARLYDAIGGAYTATRRTEPRVAAQIWDALGDARTVLNVGAGTGSCEPGDRAVTAVEPSAVMRGQRPAGSAPCVAAAAENLPFEDRSFDAAMAVSTVHHWEDPTAGLCEMRRVARRVVVLTFDTDEPGWQDRFWLTRDYLPEFADVLAGFPPLGGMAGAIGARAEPVPIPWDCADGLFEAYWRRPEAYLEDRVRRAMSVWTRVGPEAEQRAVRNLRDDLGSGRWAERNSDLGGLEAADLGLRLLVA